GCGCCGCCCTGGCTGCGTCCTCCAATGCGCATGGAAAGATCAATGAAAGTCTGGCCACCCCCCGTGTGTAAAAGCAAGGAACCGAATAGGACGAAAGCCGCAATCGTTGTTGCCGCCACACCGAGCAGCATTCCCCAGATTCCTAAGTCGCCTAGGAATAAAGTCTCCGTGACGAACGCTGTATCAAACCCTCGGTGGCTCAGCGGCCCCGTTAGTCGATCACCAAACAGGGCATAGGCGATCCCCAGAGCTACCATCACCGGAAAAACCCAGCCAATCGCACGACGTGCAATTTCAAGAATGGTCACTACGAGAAAGCCGGCAAGCAGCATGTCCTGGGTCGTGGCCCAAGGCAGTGTGGTGAGGATGGCTTCAGCGTTGAAGGTGATATACAGACAGGCACCAATGGCGCCAGCTGCCAGCACCATATCAATGAAGATTCCGACAGGGCGCCAACGCTTGCCGGAACCGAGCGGGAAGCTGAAAAGGCCCAGCCCGATCACCAGCGCAAGAAACACGCTTCGATGAACCAAGCTATCGAACGGCCCTATTGCCGAAGTATAGAAGATGAAGCCTCCTAAGATCAGGGCGACCAGCATCAGGCATGTTTTGCGCATGGGACCGGGCTCCTTGCCGTTATTCCACCGGTTTCAGATGGTCGGGAATCTCGTAGCCCTGCTCTTCGAAGTAGCGAGCAGCTCCCGGGTGGAACGGCACGGTACCGCTTTGCAATGTCAGCTCGGCCAAGTCCACGTCAGCCATGTTGGCCAGTGCACTAATCTGCGGCTCGGGGTTCTCCATTACCGCCTTGACTATCGAATAGGCAGTTTCCTCGTCTAGATTGGGCGAAGAGTGCATGGCAAGTCCGAAACTCCAGGTTGTGTAGGCCGGGATGCCCTCGGCTGCCCCCGCAGGAATCTCCACTACTGAGATGTCCGGCATCTGCTCGCGAAGCTGGTCTGCCTGCTCATCGGTCAGTGACAGCACTTCGATCGGAGTAAATGTAGAGATATCAAGCGAAGAGCCATCGAGCTTATTGCCAACGCCGGACTTCACGTAGCCCCCCATGCGATTGTCTTTGACTCCGGCGATCACGTCCGTGGTAGAGCCACGTACATAGTTCGGGGTGATACCCAGAGTTTCCATCACAGAAATAGTGGTCGCCTCAGTGGCCGAGCCAGTAATACCGGGGTTGAGCCGCACTCCTTCTAGTTCAGCCATGGACGACACATTAGCATCCTGGCGCATCACCACATTCTGTGGTGCGGCCGAGTAGACCCACAGCAGACGGTTATCGACTGGCCGACCATCAAATTCATCATCACCTGCATAGGCGTGGTACCCCACGTTTGTAGTGACAAGGCCCATATCGACTTGGCCACGCAGGATGCGGCGCAGGTTATCAACGGTTGCGCCCGTCTCGACTATGGACGCGCGGACTCCATCGACCTTTTGATTGATAATTTGGCCGACTGCGACGAAATAGCCGTATTGGCTGGAAGAAGTGGAAGTAGAACCGATCAGTA
This DNA window, taken from Halomonas sp. TA22, encodes the following:
- a CDS encoding TAXI family TRAP transporter solute-binding subunit → MPSFKTPLLAAMLSASLMVGSAQAEEQLLIGSTSTSSSQYGYFVAVGQIINQKVDGVRASIVETGATVDNLRRILRGQVDMGLVTTNVGYHAYAGDDEFDGRPVDNRLLWVYSAAPQNVVMRQDANVSSMAELEGVRLNPGITGSATEATTISVMETLGITPNYVRGSTTDVIAGVKDNRMGGYVKSGVGNKLDGSSLDISTFTPIEVLSLTDEQADQLREQMPDISVVEIPAGAAEGIPAYTTWSFGLAMHSSPNLDEETAYSIVKAVMENPEPQISALANMADVDLAELTLQSGTVPFHPGAARYFEEQGYEIPDHLKPVE